Within Metabacillus sp. KUDC1714, the genomic segment TTACATTGATTTATGTAATTTTAGGGGTGGCCGTTTTACTTGTCCTTAAATATTACTTTAAAAGACATCCTGTTGAAAACGAACTTGATGGTGATTTACCTCCTAATGGAAGTATGAGTATTTATTAATCTAAAGTGAAGGTGTGAATCAATATGACAACAGATTCATTACTGGCCATTACGGTATTATGGGGCTTTGTTTTTATTTATGCCGTAATGGCAACAATGGATTTTGGTGCGGGTTTCTGGTCAATGATTTATATTAATAAAGAAAAAACAAATGCAACAAATATCGCAAATCGTTATCTCTCACCAACTTGGGAGGTAACCAATGTTTTTATCGTAGCAATCGTCATTGCGCTCGTTAGTTTTTTCCCTGGAGCAACATTTATTCTTGGGACGGTTTTACTTTTGCCTGGAAGCTTTATTTTAATTTTACTTGCGTTACGAAGTGGATTTTTAGTATTCTCCCATGTAGCAAAGGATTATGAAAAAGCTTTAACATATGTTTCTGGAATTTCAGGCTTTATTATACCCGCTTTATTGATGCTCGTTCTTCCAATTACTCATGGTGGTTATATTGAAGTTATCAACGATGTTCATCAATTAAAATTTGATGCCTTGTTAACTAGTCCGAATACATATGCCTTTATCGGATTTGCAGTAAGTAGCACCCTTTTCTTATCCTCTTTATTACTTGCAGATTATTCAAATGTTGCCGATGAATTAGAAGCATACCGAGTTTATCGACGTGATGCACTCATTCTAGGTCCAATTTCTTTGATCATGGCACTATTCATTATGCTAACATTAAAAAATGAAGCGAATTGGCTTTATACAAATATGTTAGAGTATATGCCTTATCTAATTGGTTCAGTTGTTTCATTTTTTATTGCGGGAGCAGCATTATTTTTACCATCTGCTAAACATAACCACCGTATTGGTCGACCAAGGTTAGCTGTTATTGCAGTGACAATCCAATACTTACTTGCAAGCTTTGCTTATGGCAGAGCACATTTACCCTACATGATTTATCCGGATGTAACAATTCAATCTGGATTTACTCATCCAAATACATTTAGAGCATTATTTATTACTTACATTGTCGGATTCCTCATTCTATTTCCAGGGTTTGTTTACTTTTGGAAGCTGTTTATGAAGGATAAACGTTATATGAAGCAAAATGAATCTTAAATTCAACGTCGCATATCGCGACGTTTTTCATCTTGCTTTCAACACATAAAAGGGTATGAAACACGTAGAAAATGGCAGACTAATGATGTAACTCATTTTTTTAGTAAGGAGGTTTTGAAAATGGCACAAGATGTATTATGCGAAGTGAATAACTGTAATTATTGGGGAAAAGGCAACAAGTGTAAAGCTGATGCAATCTATGTTGTTAGTCATACAGGGGAGCAAGCTAGCAGCAGCAAAGAAACTGATTGCAAAACGTTCGAACCAACTGATGCTTAAGCTCAACCTTGAACGAGTAGCTGCAACTACTCGTTCATCCCTTTTTATTATTGATAATGATTTTCATTTTTATTCAAAAAGTTACATATTTTTTCTTGTTTTTCACAAACTATCTATAGAAATCCTAAGGGGGTAATCATGTTGAAGGAAAGCTTACTTAATTCGTTTCGTAGCGATGTGAAAAATTCGAGTGCTGACTCATTTCCAATGTACGTCAATTCCTTTACAAACTTATGGGATTACGAATTTGGATCATTAGATGACCTTCCCCATGATGTGGATGGACTTGTGGCTGATAGTGCCATTGAGTATGGTTTGATGGAGTAACTTCAAATAGGCTGACATTTTTATTATGTCAGCCTTAAATTTAACTACTTAAACCTTTGCCACTACTTATTTTAGAAAGCTTTTGCTGTGCTCGTTTTTTTGCAAGTAAACCATGCTTTGGTGAGAATAAAAATGTAAATCCAAACAATATTCCTGTAGAGGT encodes:
- a CDS encoding cytochrome d ubiquinol oxidase subunit II, whose translation is MTTDSLLAITVLWGFVFIYAVMATMDFGAGFWSMIYINKEKTNATNIANRYLSPTWEVTNVFIVAIVIALVSFFPGATFILGTVLLLPGSFILILLALRSGFLVFSHVAKDYEKALTYVSGISGFIIPALLMLVLPITHGGYIEVINDVHQLKFDALLTSPNTYAFIGFAVSSTLFLSSLLLADYSNVADELEAYRVYRRDALILGPISLIMALFIMLTLKNEANWLYTNMLEYMPYLIGSVVSFFIAGAALFLPSAKHNHRIGRPRLAVIAVTIQYLLASFAYGRAHLPYMIYPDVTIQSGFTHPNTFRALFITYIVGFLILFPGFVYFWKLFMKDKRYMKQNES
- a CDS encoding DUF1540 domain-containing protein, which produces MAQDVLCEVNNCNYWGKGNKCKADAIYVVSHTGEQASSSKETDCKTFEPTDA